The window AAGAGCCAAAAAGAACACGGTGCACACCAATATATAGGGTTAGGGAGTATTTCAAAATTACTACATGACCCTGCTACAAAAGGTGGTCTTTTGCAATCCCTGGCTTCTGTTCTGTCTTGGGATGTAATGTGCTGCTTCTCTAGAATACCAACAATCAAAACATAGCACCTGAACAGGGGCTGTGAAGTGAGTTCAATCCATCATTGCGTTTACTCACTATGTATCAGGGGATTGCACTGCTGAAAACAATACGGACAACACGCCAAAACTAACAGATCTAGTGAAAAACGATGGAGGTTAAAAAAAAGCTTTTAGCTTCTACTTATAGCCCAGACAATGGATACACCAGGATCTGTTTAAAGGGCACTACATGACATATGGCTAACTCTGCTCACAGGTATGTCTCGCCTGAAAGCACAGGAGAATTTACTGTGATGCTACACTAGCGTCTGCAGCAGGTACACCacaccagagaaagaaaaaaatagtaaataaataaaggtgtaGAAAATTACAGGGTGATCATTTGAAATAAACCCCATATAAAGTCCTACTGCTCAAATGGGGCTATATTTAATTGGGTCACTCTACAGAACAATGTCAAAGGCACCATGAGCTGGAAGATTAGATGAACTGCAGTGCAGAGAACAAAAAATAGGGCAGAAACCTTAGGTTTTCTGCCAAGTCCAgaaaaaatacattgcagcagACTGTGCAGAGGCATGACTGTCTTTTCACTGCTTGCCAAAAATCTGTctggttttaaaaattacaaaggaaataGAAGCAAATGTTAAGGAACAAAATCGCTATGTTTTGAAAAGATAGGTGAAAAGTAGTGACTaacagttaaaaaatatttactgaatctCTACTGTGTGCCCATTAAGTGCATATGTATTAATTAATATGTTAATTCTTTATGTACCTACTGTCATTAGCTACTCTTCCACCtgctaagagaaaataaaagtgacaAAATTTATACTTTCTGGAGTTTACAGCTAACTGGAGCGTCAAGGCAATACACACCAATGTGAAAGAGTTGAGTAACAATGTAAGGCAGTATTATGTtctatgattatttaaaaaatgatgcagTTTGTAGACAATAAATGCTAAATTAAGAGGAGAAAGATGAGAGCTGAGCTACAACTTGAGGGAAGGTATTAGACAAATAGGATTTATGCTGGATATGGAAGATAGTTTGGATTCTGATCCTGTGTCTTGAGCCTGTGACTGGTAGAACAGAGTAATTTTGACAAGTCACATTGATTCtctggatttttctttatttttttatttttgagacagagtctcactatgttgccctaggtagagtaccatggcatcacagctcacaacaacctcaaactcctgggcttaagcaaatctcttgccccagccacctgagtagctaggactacaggtgcctgccacaacacctggctatttttgttgttgttgttatagttgtcattgttgtttagcaggcctgggccaggttggaacatgccagtcccagtgtatgtggctggtgccctaactactgagctatgggcgccaagccgcTCCTCTGGATTTTTcatctccatctataaaatggaaagttTAAACTAAATAAGCTCTaaattctatttcctttcttatattcCCAAACTCAAgtatataaggaaaaaaaattgaagagagtatttaaaaaatgtttcagataaatagaaaggaaagaagtgaGCAGTCACTGGAGAAGGGGAAGAAAGCCTAATGGTATGGAGTCAAAACAAATTCATGGCTCCTTCCTACTATCTGGTAATGTGGCTCTGCAGAAACTCGTATCCTAAAACTAATATGCAAAATTTACTGCTACAATAGAAATCTATGTGACGTTGTGGAGGCTCAGTAAGAAAATGATCACTTCCACTTGGGAGCAGCAGGCTATGGGATGTGTCAAAAATGTTTTCAAGGAGAGAAATCTCACAGCGGTCCCTGGTTGGGCATTGGTAAAGGAGGAAGAGATGGGAAGCCTTAGGAGTAGGAAGCCTTTTTATTTCTGCTATATGTCCCATATCTCCTCCCATTTACAACACTATTTGTCACAcagctcaatgaatatttgttttgttttgttttttgagacagagtctcactcagttaccctgggtagagtgccatagcatcataactcacagcaacctcaaactcttagagtCAAGTGAGCCCCAGCCGCCccagtttctgggactacaggtacctacctagtttttctatttttagtagagatggggtctcatttttgctcaggctggtctcaaacttctgagcttaggcaatccacctgccgtggcttcccagagtgctaggattacaggtgtgagccaccacgcctggactgaatatttgattaattaatttaaattaattaatgcatGCATCATGATATAAAGCCTTGAACAAAACAGGCTTCCAATAACAATGCCActatgatgatttttaaaaaaactttatgtaAATGCATTATTCACATTATAACTTTTTggattaagtattttttttttttttttttggtactcctgggtttaggtgattctcttgcctcagcctcctgagcagctgggactaaaggcacccgccacaatgtccagctatttttttgttgcagtttggctggggccaggtttgaacccaccaccctcagtatatggggctggcgccctactcactgagccatagtaTAATTCAGCTATGAATTATACTAACAAAATTGTGATCATGTGGGTATGTgagaaatttttatcatttttattaggGATGAATAAATTCATGAATAAATGGCAGTTAAAGAAGGAAGTAAGTTGGGGAGGCATTCCAATGTGAGGGAACAGACAAACAAAGGATGAGAGACATAATATAGCCTGGGATACAGGATATCATAGAGCTAAGGCATGAGATAGGAcgaggctaggcacagtggctcatgcctataatcccagtaatctgagaggctgaggcaggaggactgcttgagctcagaagttcgagatcagcctatgcaaaagcaagaacccatctctattaaaaataagaaaaaattagctgggcgttgtggtggacatctgtagttccagctactcaggaggctgagataggaggattgctgagcccaggagtttgcggttcctgtgagctaggctgatagtATGGCACTGtagctcaggtgacagagtgagactctgtctgaaaaataaataatatacatatatatagtccTATAAGgtagaaatcaccaatttttgtTAAGGagacaggatcttttttttttttaatacgagaaggcattttattattactattttactatATAACATATTAATGAATATACCACATTGCATTTTCTCAAATGCCATCTGAGGCACATTTTTCCTCGATTCCCTGGAAAACCTCAGTATCATCTGTCCTTTGGAGGATTCAGTTTCTTACGACGAGTGTGATACTGTCCACGAGGATACCAACGGTGCTTAGTAGTAAAGAACATTTTGCTAAGTTGTTCTATCATGGGTCCTTGTTCAAGGCGTTCACTTTTTTCTGCTAATCTGGTTTTCAGCACTTGATCATGTGTTTCTTCATTATTACACACAGGATCTGGTAGAGGAATAGGTTTTGTGTGTTCATATGGAATGTCCACAGAAGGATGGTAGCATACTATTGTCCTGCCATCAGATGTCAAAGCAAGCTCCACTTTGCAATTATAGTCATCTGGTAGAGAAGAATATGTAGATTTATGACAAATACAATATAAAGCTCCATTTTGGAttggaaataaatgtttcaagATACTTCTCTTTGATATCACCCATTTTACTGCTGCTCCAGCCATGGTGCATCAAGATACTTACgaaaaaagatgttttgaagaaacactgcttttaaaatctgcttctaggaaaaatcaattttcatCCCTTGACAGTGCTTCACCATGAGCCCGCCATCTTGTTTCAATCCGGGTCCTCTGAGAAGGAGACAGGATCTTGTACTGCTGTCCACACTAGAATGCAGTAGCTATTCATGGGTGACATTGTACGGCACCAGACTTGagagcagtggcatgatcatagctcactgtagtctgCCTTGCTGTAAGACTGTATTTCCTGGCCTTCTTGGCCTCTGGGATGATCATGTAACTAAATTCAGGTCAATGAGAAATCTCTTTAAATGTTGGAGAAGTCAGtacctttccttttttctgcttcctgGATCAAGAAAGTAATAATTGGAAGTGAAGATGAGGACCTAAACTAGAATGAGCCTGCCATACTAGTCCTGGATGGCTGGCTTCTGGGTTTACatgggagaaaagaaaatcatttttttttttttttttacagcagggtctcactttgtcaccctcggtagagggctgttgcatcacagctcacagcaacctccagctcttgggcttaggcgattctcttgcctcagcctcccgagttgctgggactacaggtgcccaccacaatgcctggctatttttttgttgttgttgttacagtttggtgggggccaggtttgaacatgccatcctcagtatgtggggccagcgccctattcactgagccaccacaggcactgccgagagaaaagaaaatcttatctTGTTTAAGTTATCTTTACTTTTCCTACTATATAGAATCAAACTTAACCCTGACATGCtgttttggaaatgaaaaaactgaggtgCTGAGGTTAGGTACCTTGTCTGATGTTACAaaattcatatatgtatttttcttactaaCTGAAGTTGATACTTTATTCAGATTTACTTAGTTTTTGCCTTatatcctttttctgttccaggatcctatCCAGCATACTACATTACATTTAGTCATCATGTCCCCTTACACTGGTTTTGGCCATGAAAGTTTttcagattttcctgtttttgatgACTTTGATAGTTTTGAGAAGTATTGGCCTAGCATTTTGTAGAACATCCCTCAATTgagatttgtctgatgttttcctcATGATTAGTCTGGAATTATGAGTTTTTAGGAGGAAGACAACAGAGTGCTGTAATAAAATCATCACATCACACCAAGGATAAACTACAAATATGTTATCATTGTGGATATAAACCTTGATTATCTGGTTTAAGGAACAACCTTTTACCTTAATTCGTTTAATGCTAAACTCAGAAATACCTATAGGAAAGCATTTATATACTGTCTTGAAGATATCTAGATTGGATCAGTAAGAGGAATAGGTTGGTGAAGTAattaccaaaacaacaacaacaacaaaacaaatccaacaacaacaacaacgaaaacaaATCCCCTGGGGAATAGTTGAAAGAGGAATGATCAGCCCTGTCATCTGCTAGAggtatgactttgggcaagttatttctGCATCTGTAACATGAAGTAATGGCACCAAATAGTTCTTCTAAGCATCTGTTGggaaaatatgtgtatgtattttgtaCAATATTATACTTTTAAATCTGTCAGAAtctcatataaaaacaaaaatactcttGAATAGAGTTACATCTTAAAGAGTAATTTCCAGCTGCTGAATGAACAGAGCATGACAGATGTTAAgttgaggagaggagaggtggaAAGCTCATTTTTGCTAATGATTTCCCATTTTGCTTTGCTTCCATTGTCAtctgagagtggaggggatttCTTGGATCTTCTGAAGCCAGAGCTTAGCATGAACTAAGTATTAATAACTTTGgtgttgtttttctgtatttgcaTCTGCAGGAAAGATATCATAATTCTTTGAAGGCTCAATAATTCTTCCAGGCTACTGTAGGACCATTAGACACCTAACTACTTTTGAATCGGACAGGAAGCATTATTATTCAAAGATGACAAGTCTTCCAGCCTAAAAATTATACCATTTTGACTTGAATGAAAGTACCAAAGTTTTTGCATTCTTGAGATTTTATGCTCATTTGCACGATCCCAaggtctgaaaaataaaacaattccatCCTTTACTTAAACAAGTTAGAGCCagttaacttttaatttttctgctttctttcttctttcagacagagtctcactttgtcccccctgGTAGAACCAACTCAGGctcagggatcctcttgcctcagtttttctatttttagtagagacgtctcacttttgcttaggctggtcttgaactcgtgagctcaagcaacccacccgcctcggccttgcagagtgctaggattacaggcgtgagccacggcgactggccaacttttcatttttctgtgcaTGGAAAAAGAActacacaaagaaaacaaaagtgctGAAATTAATACTGAACATATGTGTACACCAACAGTTAGCCTGCTAAGATGCAGAACAATGGTGTTTGGAGTCCAGCGATCTAGATTAAAGACTAACTCTATTTCAAACAAAATATGAGACTTTGAGAAAGCTTCTGGACACTTTTGTGTCTTGCATTCTTCATCTGTACAACTGTTGAGAGAACGAGACTAGGCGCGCAAAAACAATTTGTAAGGGAGCTATTATTTCTAGCCCGGAATGTGTTTGCTGTCATTAACAGTGCATTTGTTACCATTGAGGATAGCTTCTGGACTTGCTGTTTAAAAGCCCagttgagggcggcacctgtggctcagtgagtagggcgccggccccatatgccgagggtggcgggttcaaacccagccccggccaaaatgcaacaacaacaacaacaaaaagcccagtTGAGCCAAAAGCAGCAGTGCGTTTAAAAATAGGAGGTCAGGACATTCTACTCTTTCGTTTGTGAAAGCAGTAACCTTAGAAACCAGGCTGGCACCACCTTGTCAGTCCTAAAGCTTGGTTTTCCCTGCTTTTCTCTGTAATGTTTGGGATATTGCTATCTTACAGGGTTTTCTGTTGTTTGCTTTCCATGCCATTAGCACAAAACGAGAAAATCCCCTTCCACTGAAGCAAGTACAAAACCTTTCTAGTTGCCAGTTTTGCCGGTAGCAACCCCAGACATTCTCTGAGACGAAAATCTTAGTGAGGACCAGTGTAGGGCAGGAACTACAGAGACTTTGCATCAAGAGTTCAGCAGGGTCGGgcgcgatggctcacgcctgtaaatcctagcattcagggaggccgaggtgggaggtcTTGAGTTGTAAAagtggagaccagcctcagcaacaacAACATccctctctattaaaaacagaaaaagttagcCCACCTTTGTgtcgggtgcctgcagtcccagccacttaggaggctgagacaggtggatcgcttgagcccagtagttggaggttgctgggagctaggctgacgccGCTTCACTCTGTCTAGTCTGGGCGACAGAGCGAGATTCTgttacaaacaacaacaacaaacaaaaaaaagtccagCAGGTAATAAGAGACTCTCAACCCGAGAACAGGAGATAATCCCATACCGCCAAAATTCACAGCCCTCTTCTCTATAAAAAATACCCTCGCGAGGTAAGACTGTAAGGGAACGAGAGGAAGCCCACTTTCTCGCGAGAAGAAGGGGTGTCGGCGGAAACTGGGAACGGCCCCCTAGGGGACTCGGCCCCGTCAGTGGGCGGGGCCATAGTAAATCCGCCCACTTCCggatttttttccccacctcCCAACCCTGAGGTGTGGGGCTGAAGGTGCGGGTGGTTGGATTCTCCAGGTTCCCTTGGGCTGGTGCAGGGTCAAGTTCAAAGCCTTCCGAACGCTCTGTGGCCGGATTTGAGGAGGGGGGGCGGGGAGAGACCTGCGGCTCGCGGCCCCGCCCCCTTCTCCGTCTAGCGGATGAGCTGATAAGCCCGCCTCCTCTTTCAGCCAGCCCTGGGGCCGTGTCCCCCGGGCTACTCCAGCCAAGGCCTGAGCTCCTGCGTGCAGGTGTCGGCGGCTAGGCCCTTAGGGTACAGCCGGTTTGGCCCCATGGTGGGTTTCGGGGCCAACCGGCGGGCGGGGCGCCTGCCCTCCCTGGTGCTGGTGGTGCTGCTGGTGGTGATCGTCATCCTCGCCTTCAACTACTGGAGCATCTCCTCTCGCCACGTCCTACTTCAGGAGGAGGTGGTCGAGCTACAGGGCCAGGTCCAGCGCACCGAGGTGGCCCGCGGGCGTCTGGAGAAGCGCAATTCGGACCTCTTGATTTTGgtggacacacacaaaaaacagatCGACCAGAAGGAGGCCGACTACGGCCGCCTCAGCAGCCGGCTGCAGGCCAGTGAGGGCCTGGGGAAGAGATGCGAGGATGACAAGGTAAGAACGAGCTCATTTGTCTTtaacaccatattttctttaatctctgGGTGGGGGTGTTCATCGGATAGCAGTTACCTTATCGTTTTCAGGATTGCGGCCCTGGAGGCTCTCCTCATCCCCCAAACCCCAAAACCGTGTTTTCCCTCTGTTTATCAGTACCACATTCTCTGGTCCCTGCCAGACAAAATCCAACTGTTAAGTTCTTAGTTCTCAGGAGTGGCCTGTGTGCGGATGCCGCCTTTTTTCTCCAGGCTCAGCTGCTGAGCTGGCAGTAGTAGTAGTCGTCTGCCTATGTGGCCACCTTACGTTCACAGACACACAAATCTGGAGACTGCCAGGTTTGGTGTGGGTATTGTTGTCTCATCCTTGTTCCATACACCCTGATTTATattaatatctttatttaaaGAATGAGGCCTTTTCTAACTCGTCTACTTACGGTAGTcaccatatattttttaaagtgtgacttttaaaatctttgtaagATGATGTATTAAGTAAATGAAGAATGAGATATTACTGCCTTTTTGTGAACAAAATGTTATGATATGGGCCCTGGCGCCGTATATGATCCATACGTGTGACTTGGACATAGTTTATCCATAATTAGTATCTGCTCAGTTTGAACTATTAATGAAGTTAGACAAAAAGGTAGAatctaaaaataagtttaaaacaGCAGAGTCTCATGTCAGTGTCctctctgaaagaaaataaaatgaaattctgtatACTTAAGTAGCTGTTAGGATTGCTGtttagggacttttttttttagacagagcctcaagctgtccctgagtagagtgctgtggcatcacagctcacagtaacctccaactcctgggctcaagcaagtctcctgcctctgcctccaagtagctgggactacaggtgcctgccacaacgccggtgtattttttggttgcagccatcagtgtcatttggcaggcacaggctggatttgaacccgccagctcaggtgtatgtggctggtgccttagccgcttgagccacaggtactgagccaGTTTAGGGacttgttttatgtatttaaagaaaaattttttttttttttttgtagagacagagtctcactgtactgccctcggtagaatgccgtggcatcacacaactcacagcaacctctaactcttgggcttacacgattctcttgcctcagcctcccgagagcagccgggactacaggcgcccgccacaacgcccggctgtttttttgttgccgtttggccggggctgggtccgaacccgccacgctcggcatatggggccggcgccctactcactgagccacaggcgccgccccaagaaaaattttttttagagacagggtctcactctgtcccccaggctaaagtgcaagTGGTGggaccatagctcacagcaacctccaaatcctgggctcaagtgatgctcctgtctcagcctccagagtagctacaACTAAAGGAacatgccatcacacctggctaaggATTGATGTTTTATGCAGACAGAAGACCatacaaagttttaaatttaaaatgtttagcagcgcctgtggctcagtcggtagggcgccggccccatataccaagggtggcgggtttgtcggccccggccaaactgcaaccaaaaaatagccgggtgttgtggcgggcacctgtagtcccagctactcgagaggctgaggcaagagaatcgcttaagcccagaagttggaggttgctgtgagctgtgtgaagccacggcactctattgagggtcataaagtgagactctgtctctacaaaaaaaaaaaaaaccaataaaatgtttaaaactgaaCTATAAAACTGAACTATACCTGCTACtagtctttgttttctttagctTATTGATAGCTATATTAATAAGTTTATGACATATGCAATTTCTGTTGGTATAGTAGGATTGTAAAATTTCTGAGTGGGATAGTAGATGCCTTTCTTTCTTGACACTTCTTTGGTAATGTTCATGTATTTGTGTGTAAATTCTTATTATAATTACAAGTTTTTACTTTGCACATCAAAGTCACTTATAGTAAGTCATTATAAATCAAAATTTCTATGAATTCCCAACTTCCCTATTGTCATCATCCTCTACCTTGCTTCTTATTTCATGAAGATTGAGGCCCTCAGTTAAGTGTTTCTCTATAACCCCTTTTCTTCACTATAACATAGCCATCTTCTGAGAGGGCTAAGGGCTCAGTAATTTTATGCACATACTGTACACTGAACTCCAAACACTGAAAAACTCTTGGGTGGAGAAGTATAAATCCGTGACATTTTAGAGTATTAAAATGAAGTCTTCATACATGGGTTCGTGTTAAGCATTACTAGTCAAATTCTGCCCTCTACTCTCAAAGGACAGCTTAATCTTTTGTAGTAATTGATACTCTGGATTCCATTTCTTCCATCTATTGGActgttattttgttctttttgtaatttttaatatgtatgtatttacttatttaatttaaaaaaaaatgttttttttttttgagacagagtttcactcagttgccctggccagaatgctgtggcatcgtagctcatagcaacctcaaactcctggctcaagcaatcctcttgcctcagcctcccaagttgctgagactacaggtgcctgccaccatgcctggctagttttcctgtttttagtagagactatgTCTAGCCCTTGATCAGGCTggcaaacttgtgagctcagcgatccacctgcctctacctcccagagtgctaggattgcaggtgtgagccaccgtgcccagcctcaatttttatttttatttattttttttttgtagagacacagtctcactttatggccctcgatagagtgccgtggcctcacacagctcacagcaacctccaactcctgggcttaagcgattctcttgcctcagcctcccgagtagctgggactacaggcgcccgccacaacgcccggctattttttggttgcagtttggccggggccgggtttgaacccgccaccctcggtatatggggccggcgccttaccgactgagccacaggcgccgccctcaatttttattttttaaagagacagagcctcactgtgttgctcaggttggcTGCAAACTTTTGAACTTAATGGATCTTCCACCTTAGCCTtcgagtaagtgggactacagggtgCACCCTACCTGGGTCCACTGGACAGTTACTATCAGTGTCTTTCAgttcattttcacattttaaaaattgccctgggtaaaatgctgtggcatcataactcatagcaacctcaaactcttggcctcaagagatcctcttgcctcagcctcctaagtagataggactataggcacctgcctctACACtctgctggtttttctatttttagtagagatggggtctggctcttgttcaggctggtcttgaactcctgagctcaagcaatctactcactttggcctcctagagggctAAGAGTGTCGGGCCCATTTTCACTTTTTGTAGGTGTGTCCTGGTATAGGTGTCCTCTGCAACAATTTTCTTTTATGCTCCTACATATTCCTTTTGCCCAGccaaccaatttcttttttttactttcactGCTAAACTCAAATTATTGGTGGTCTATACACGTTTTATCTGCTTCCTCTTTTTTCCACCCCCATCCTAATCTTATAAAATTCTGttgtccttccttttccttttgtgaaGTTGTTCTCTTAAAGATCACAAGTGGCAGTCTTTTATTcaaattcaaagaatttttattCTCACTGTATTTAATCTCTCAGTATATTGGTCCTGTTGATTGTCTCTAGATTTTTGGGAATTATCTCGTTTCTTGTCTCTGTAATATTGTACTTTCCAGATTCTCTTCCTACCTTCTTTATAGTctatgcttggatttttttttttctttccaaccaCCTAATAATGGATTCTACTCTTTGGCCTTTGCTCTTCCATTAAAGCAGTATTCTCCAAAGTGGTATTAAACAGAATTCTCTTTTTGGAATTGTTCATAGGTggtcagcaataaaaaggaaaacctttTTGGAGGGAAATGTTAGGTAGTATATCTTCCTCTTGGAGTAGTTCATCATACCCGCTAGCATATAAAGGCTCGAAGAAATCCATTAGTTAAGAAgcctatttaattttgtttaactcaagtctttttctgtttatttggccacAAGTTACTATGGTATTTTCATGGCCCACCTGTTACCATGGTATGGAATAATGTAGCAAAGCACACTAGTTTGAGAAATATTGCCCTAGGTATTGTAACAACTTTTAGTGTTTGGTTAATACTTTATGCAGCTGGCTAACGAatctgtctctgttttttttttttttttttttttttgagacagtttcactgtgtgCCTCAGGC is drawn from Nycticebus coucang isolate mNycCou1 chromosome 6, mNycCou1.pri, whole genome shotgun sequence and contains these coding sequences:
- the LOC128588125 gene encoding 39S ribosomal protein L42, mitochondrial-like: MAGAAVKWVISKRSILKHLFPIQNGALYCICHKSTYSSLPDDYNCKVELALTSDGRTIVCYHPSVDIPYEHTKPIPLPDPVCNNEETHDQVLKTRLAEKSERLEQGPMIEQLSKMFFTTKHRWYPRGQYHTRRKKLNPPKDR